Proteins from a genomic interval of Rosa chinensis cultivar Old Blush chromosome 2, RchiOBHm-V2, whole genome shotgun sequence:
- the LOC112186270 gene encoding probable LRR receptor-like serine/threonine-protein kinase At1g56130 isoform X1, whose protein sequence is MSGGASLSVLVLFLCISGRAQAQVSAPAPQPQVTNATTDPSQARALNSVFEKWKIRANPEQWNTTGDPCTGAAINATKFDDTDYNPLIICDCSYQSSTICHITQLKVYDLKVVGVIPDELWSLTSLTNLNLALNYLTGPLSAAIANLTGLQYFTVGINDLSGELPKELGQLTELRSLAFGGNNFSGSLPSELGNLFNLQQLYIDSSGVSGEIPPTFANLQNLEFFWARNVELSGRIPDFIGNWSKLTSLRFQGNSFEGPIPFAFSNLTSMQELRISDLSNANGSSSLAFIENMKALNILELRNNNISDSIPSDFGVYQSLSQLDLSFNNLTGQIPDSLFNLSSLSILFLGNNKLNGTLPEYKTASLLNIDLSYNYLDGSIPSWFKEEKLQLNLVVNNFSIESLQSSGLPSGLACLQRNFPCNRGPGIYYNFGINCGGPEITSSSDGIVYEKENEPLGPASYFVTGTSRWGVSNVGSFTGSTNPQYTSFSSSQFTNTFDSVLFQTARLSASSIRYFGLGLQNGNYTVNLKFAEHVILAATTGKFLGRRLFDIYIQGILVSKDFDILKEAGMSSFRAVQKPYTAHVSENYLEIHLFWAGKGTCCVPARGTYGPAIAAISATPDFIPTVSNNPPTSKKNRTGLIVGIVVGSGVLLVLLFVAFYLVQRRKRSDPDDGEELYGIDVGPLTFSYPELKTATNDFDEAHKLGEGGFGPVYRGTLSDGRVIAVKQLSAASHQGKNQFVTEIATISSVQHNNLVKLYGFCTEGVKRLLVYEYLENNSLDQALFGERCLNLDWSTRFNICLGIARGLTYLHEESRVRIVHRDVKASNILLDTNLIPKISDFGLAKLFDEKKTHISTRVFISGTPLKIKCFHFLRGRRENIYTQLLILHV, encoded by the exons ATGTCAGGGGGTGCCTCCTTATCAGTTTTGGTCTTATTTTTGTGCATCTCTGGTAGAGCACAAGCTCAAGTTTCTGCTCCTGCTCCTCAACCTCAAGTTACTAATGCCACCACTGACCCATCTCAAG CGAGAGCTTTGAATTCAGTATTTGAGAAATGGAAGATTCGGGCCAATCCGGAGCAATGGAACACAACCGGAGACCCATGCACTGGAGCTGCCATAAACGCCACCAAATTTGATGACACCGATTACAACCCCTTAATCATATGTGACTGCTCTTATCAATCCAGCACCATTTGCCACATTACCCAACT GAAAGTTTATGACTTGAAAGTTGTTGGTGTAATTCCAGACGAGTTATGGAGTTTGACTTCTCTCACCAATCT GAATTTGGCACTGAATTACTTGACAGGACCTCTCTCTGCAGCCATTGCAAATCTAACTGGCTTGCAATACTT TACTGTTGGCATCAACGATTTATCAGGCGAGCTACCTAAAGAACTTGGACAACTTACTGAACTGAGATCATT GGCTTTTGGAGGAAACAACTTTTCGGGTTCTCTGCCATCTGAGCTAGGGAATTTATTCAATTTACAACAGCT TTACATTGATAGTTCGGGAGTTAGCGGTGAGATTCCACCAACATTTGCTAATCTACAAAACTTGGAGTTTTT TTGGGCTAGAAATGTTGAACTCTCTGGCAGGATACCAGACTTCATTGGGAATTGGTCAAAGCTTACTTCCTT GAGGTTTCAAGGAAACTCTTTTGAAGGTCCTATACCATTTGCATTTTCCAATCTGACTTCTATGCAAGAGCT ACGCATTAGTGATTTGTCGAATGCCAATGGGAGCTCTTCTCTTGCGTTTATTGAGAATATGAAGGCTCTAAATATCTT AGAGCTGAGGAATAACAATATTTCTGATTCAATTCCTTCCGATTTTGGAGTATACCAAAGTTTGTCTCAGCT GGATTTGAGCTTCAACAATTTAACTGGACAGATACCAGACTCACTTTTTAATTTGAGTTCTCTCTCCATCTT GTTTCTTGGAAACAATAAGTTGAATGGCACCCTTCCCGAGTATAAGACAGCATCTCTTCTCAATAT AGATTTGTCGTACAATTATCTAGATGGGAGCATTCCTTCTTggttcaaagaagaaaaattacagCT TAATTTAGTTGTCAACAACTTCAGCATAGAAAGTTTACAGAGCAG TGGTCTTCCTTCAGGGTTGGCTTGCCTTCAAAGAAACTTTCCTTGCAATCGTGGCCCTGGAATCT ATTATAATTTTGGGATTAATTGTGGAGGACCTGAGATTACGTCTTCCTCCGATGGAATTGTGTATGAGAAGGAAAATGAGCCCCTTGGACCAGCTTCATATTTTGTGACTGGCACAAGCAGATGGGGAGTTAGCAATGTCGGATCTTTCACTGGCAGTACCAATCCTCAGTATACAAGTTTCTCCTCATCTCAATTCACAAATACTTTTGATTCTGTGCTATTCCAGACTGCAAGGCTCTCTGCTTCATCAATTAGATACTTTGGCTTGGGGCTTCAGAATGGTAACTACACCGTGAACCTCAAGTTTGCAGAACATGTCATTCTGGCTGCTACTACCGGGAAATTTCTTGGGAGACGTCTTTTTGATATTTATATCCAG GGCATTCTGGTATCAAAGGATTTTGATATACTAAAGGAGGCAGGTATGTCATCTTTCCGAGCTGTTCAGAAGCCATACACGGCTCATGTTTCGGAGAACTACCTTGAAATCCATCTCTTTTGGGCTGGAAAGGGGACTTGCTGCGTACCTGCGCGGGGTACTTATGGACCTGCTATTGCAGCCATCAGTGCTACACCGG ATTTCATACCTACTGTCAGTAACAACCCTCCAACTAGTAAGAAGAATCGAACTGGGCTGATTGTTGGGATTGTTGTGGGTAGTGGAGTACTTTTGGTTCTGTTGTTTGTGGCTTTTTATCTtgttcaaagaagaaaaaggtcTGACCCTGATGACGGCGAAG AGCTGTACGGGATAGATGTTGGACCACTTACCTTCAGTTATCCTGAACTAAAGACAGCTACAAACGATTTTGATGAAGCTCATAAGCTTGGAGAGGGCGGATTTGGACCTGTCTATAGA GGAACACTTAGTGATGGAAGAGTAATTGCTGTGAAGCAATTGTCTGCAGCATCCCACCAAGGAAAGAACCAGTTTGTAACTGAGATTGCCACTATATCTTCTGTGCAACACAATAACCTGGTAAAGTTGTACGGATTCTGCACTGAGGGAGTTAAAAGGCTCCTTGTCTATGAGTATCTGGAGAACAACAGTCTTGATCAAGCATTATTTG GAGAGAGATGTTTAAATCTTGATTGGTCAACACGTTTTAATATATGCTTGGGCATAGCTAGAGGTTTAACTTATCTTCACGAAGAATCAAGGGTTCGAATTGTACACAGAGATGTGAAGGCCAGTAATATTCTGCTTGACACTAATCTCATCCCCAAGATATCGGATTTTGGTTTGGCTAAGCTTTTTGATGAGAAAAAGACCCACATAAGTACCCGTGTTTTCATTAGTGGTACGCCCCTAAAGATCAaatgttttcattttcttcgaGGACGGCGTGAGAACATATACACGCAGCTTTTGATTCTTCATGTATAG
- the LOC112186270 gene encoding probable LRR receptor-like serine/threonine-protein kinase At1g56130 isoform X2 — translation MSGGASLSVLVLFLCISGRAQAQVSAPAPQPQVTNATTDPSQARALNSVFEKWKIRANPEQWNTTGDPCTGAAINATKFDDTDYNPLIICDCSYQSSTICHITQLKVYDLKVVGVIPDELWSLTSLTNLNLALNYLTGPLSAAIANLTGLQYFTVGINDLSGELPKELGQLTELRSLAFGGNNFSGSLPSELGNLFNLQQLYIDSSGVSGEIPPTFANLQNLEFFWARNVELSGRIPDFIGNWSKLTSLRFQGNSFEGPIPFAFSNLTSMQELRISDLSNANGSSSLAFIENMKALNILELRNNNISDSIPSDFGVYQSLSQLDLSFNNLTGQIPDSLFNLSSLSILDLSYNYLDGSIPSWFKEEKLQLNLVVNNFSIESLQSSGLPSGLACLQRNFPCNRGPGIYYNFGINCGGPEITSSSDGIVYEKENEPLGPASYFVTGTSRWGVSNVGSFTGSTNPQYTSFSSSQFTNTFDSVLFQTARLSASSIRYFGLGLQNGNYTVNLKFAEHVILAATTGKFLGRRLFDIYIQGILVSKDFDILKEAGMSSFRAVQKPYTAHVSENYLEIHLFWAGKGTCCVPARGTYGPAIAAISATPDFIPTVSNNPPTSKKNRTGLIVGIVVGSGVLLVLLFVAFYLVQRRKRSDPDDGEELYGIDVGPLTFSYPELKTATNDFDEAHKLGEGGFGPVYRGTLSDGRVIAVKQLSAASHQGKNQFVTEIATISSVQHNNLVKLYGFCTEGVKRLLVYEYLENNSLDQALFGERCLNLDWSTRFNICLGIARGLTYLHEESRVRIVHRDVKASNILLDTNLIPKISDFGLAKLFDEKKTHISTRVFISGTPLKIKCFHFLRGRRENIYTQLLILHV, via the exons ATGTCAGGGGGTGCCTCCTTATCAGTTTTGGTCTTATTTTTGTGCATCTCTGGTAGAGCACAAGCTCAAGTTTCTGCTCCTGCTCCTCAACCTCAAGTTACTAATGCCACCACTGACCCATCTCAAG CGAGAGCTTTGAATTCAGTATTTGAGAAATGGAAGATTCGGGCCAATCCGGAGCAATGGAACACAACCGGAGACCCATGCACTGGAGCTGCCATAAACGCCACCAAATTTGATGACACCGATTACAACCCCTTAATCATATGTGACTGCTCTTATCAATCCAGCACCATTTGCCACATTACCCAACT GAAAGTTTATGACTTGAAAGTTGTTGGTGTAATTCCAGACGAGTTATGGAGTTTGACTTCTCTCACCAATCT GAATTTGGCACTGAATTACTTGACAGGACCTCTCTCTGCAGCCATTGCAAATCTAACTGGCTTGCAATACTT TACTGTTGGCATCAACGATTTATCAGGCGAGCTACCTAAAGAACTTGGACAACTTACTGAACTGAGATCATT GGCTTTTGGAGGAAACAACTTTTCGGGTTCTCTGCCATCTGAGCTAGGGAATTTATTCAATTTACAACAGCT TTACATTGATAGTTCGGGAGTTAGCGGTGAGATTCCACCAACATTTGCTAATCTACAAAACTTGGAGTTTTT TTGGGCTAGAAATGTTGAACTCTCTGGCAGGATACCAGACTTCATTGGGAATTGGTCAAAGCTTACTTCCTT GAGGTTTCAAGGAAACTCTTTTGAAGGTCCTATACCATTTGCATTTTCCAATCTGACTTCTATGCAAGAGCT ACGCATTAGTGATTTGTCGAATGCCAATGGGAGCTCTTCTCTTGCGTTTATTGAGAATATGAAGGCTCTAAATATCTT AGAGCTGAGGAATAACAATATTTCTGATTCAATTCCTTCCGATTTTGGAGTATACCAAAGTTTGTCTCAGCT GGATTTGAGCTTCAACAATTTAACTGGACAGATACCAGACTCACTTTTTAATTTGAGTTCTCTCTCCATCTT AGATTTGTCGTACAATTATCTAGATGGGAGCATTCCTTCTTggttcaaagaagaaaaattacagCT TAATTTAGTTGTCAACAACTTCAGCATAGAAAGTTTACAGAGCAG TGGTCTTCCTTCAGGGTTGGCTTGCCTTCAAAGAAACTTTCCTTGCAATCGTGGCCCTGGAATCT ATTATAATTTTGGGATTAATTGTGGAGGACCTGAGATTACGTCTTCCTCCGATGGAATTGTGTATGAGAAGGAAAATGAGCCCCTTGGACCAGCTTCATATTTTGTGACTGGCACAAGCAGATGGGGAGTTAGCAATGTCGGATCTTTCACTGGCAGTACCAATCCTCAGTATACAAGTTTCTCCTCATCTCAATTCACAAATACTTTTGATTCTGTGCTATTCCAGACTGCAAGGCTCTCTGCTTCATCAATTAGATACTTTGGCTTGGGGCTTCAGAATGGTAACTACACCGTGAACCTCAAGTTTGCAGAACATGTCATTCTGGCTGCTACTACCGGGAAATTTCTTGGGAGACGTCTTTTTGATATTTATATCCAG GGCATTCTGGTATCAAAGGATTTTGATATACTAAAGGAGGCAGGTATGTCATCTTTCCGAGCTGTTCAGAAGCCATACACGGCTCATGTTTCGGAGAACTACCTTGAAATCCATCTCTTTTGGGCTGGAAAGGGGACTTGCTGCGTACCTGCGCGGGGTACTTATGGACCTGCTATTGCAGCCATCAGTGCTACACCGG ATTTCATACCTACTGTCAGTAACAACCCTCCAACTAGTAAGAAGAATCGAACTGGGCTGATTGTTGGGATTGTTGTGGGTAGTGGAGTACTTTTGGTTCTGTTGTTTGTGGCTTTTTATCTtgttcaaagaagaaaaaggtcTGACCCTGATGACGGCGAAG AGCTGTACGGGATAGATGTTGGACCACTTACCTTCAGTTATCCTGAACTAAAGACAGCTACAAACGATTTTGATGAAGCTCATAAGCTTGGAGAGGGCGGATTTGGACCTGTCTATAGA GGAACACTTAGTGATGGAAGAGTAATTGCTGTGAAGCAATTGTCTGCAGCATCCCACCAAGGAAAGAACCAGTTTGTAACTGAGATTGCCACTATATCTTCTGTGCAACACAATAACCTGGTAAAGTTGTACGGATTCTGCACTGAGGGAGTTAAAAGGCTCCTTGTCTATGAGTATCTGGAGAACAACAGTCTTGATCAAGCATTATTTG GAGAGAGATGTTTAAATCTTGATTGGTCAACACGTTTTAATATATGCTTGGGCATAGCTAGAGGTTTAACTTATCTTCACGAAGAATCAAGGGTTCGAATTGTACACAGAGATGTGAAGGCCAGTAATATTCTGCTTGACACTAATCTCATCCCCAAGATATCGGATTTTGGTTTGGCTAAGCTTTTTGATGAGAAAAAGACCCACATAAGTACCCGTGTTTTCATTAGTGGTACGCCCCTAAAGATCAaatgttttcattttcttcgaGGACGGCGTGAGAACATATACACGCAGCTTTTGATTCTTCATGTATAG
- the LOC112186270 gene encoding probable LRR receptor-like serine/threonine-protein kinase At1g56130 isoform X3, producing MSGGASLSVLVLFLCISGRAQAQVSAPAPQPQVTNATTDPSQARALNSVFEKWKIRANPEQWNTTGDPCTGAAINATKFDDTDYNPLIICDCSYQSSTICHITQLKVYDLKVVGVIPDELWSLTSLTNLNLALNYLTGPLSAAIANLTGLQYFTVGINDLSGELPKELGQLTELRSLAFGGNNFSGSLPSELGNLFNLQQLYIDSSGVSGEIPPTFANLQNLEFFWARNVELSGRIPDFIGNWSKLTSLRFQGNSFEGPIPFAFSNLTSMQELRISDLSNANGSSSLAFIENMKALNILELRNNNISDSIPSDFGVYQSLSQLDLSYNYLDGSIPSWFKEEKLQLNLVVNNFSIESLQSSGLPSGLACLQRNFPCNRGPGIYYNFGINCGGPEITSSSDGIVYEKENEPLGPASYFVTGTSRWGVSNVGSFTGSTNPQYTSFSSSQFTNTFDSVLFQTARLSASSIRYFGLGLQNGNYTVNLKFAEHVILAATTGKFLGRRLFDIYIQGILVSKDFDILKEAGMSSFRAVQKPYTAHVSENYLEIHLFWAGKGTCCVPARGTYGPAIAAISATPDFIPTVSNNPPTSKKNRTGLIVGIVVGSGVLLVLLFVAFYLVQRRKRSDPDDGEELYGIDVGPLTFSYPELKTATNDFDEAHKLGEGGFGPVYRGTLSDGRVIAVKQLSAASHQGKNQFVTEIATISSVQHNNLVKLYGFCTEGVKRLLVYEYLENNSLDQALFGERCLNLDWSTRFNICLGIARGLTYLHEESRVRIVHRDVKASNILLDTNLIPKISDFGLAKLFDEKKTHISTRVFISGTPLKIKCFHFLRGRRENIYTQLLILHV from the exons ATGTCAGGGGGTGCCTCCTTATCAGTTTTGGTCTTATTTTTGTGCATCTCTGGTAGAGCACAAGCTCAAGTTTCTGCTCCTGCTCCTCAACCTCAAGTTACTAATGCCACCACTGACCCATCTCAAG CGAGAGCTTTGAATTCAGTATTTGAGAAATGGAAGATTCGGGCCAATCCGGAGCAATGGAACACAACCGGAGACCCATGCACTGGAGCTGCCATAAACGCCACCAAATTTGATGACACCGATTACAACCCCTTAATCATATGTGACTGCTCTTATCAATCCAGCACCATTTGCCACATTACCCAACT GAAAGTTTATGACTTGAAAGTTGTTGGTGTAATTCCAGACGAGTTATGGAGTTTGACTTCTCTCACCAATCT GAATTTGGCACTGAATTACTTGACAGGACCTCTCTCTGCAGCCATTGCAAATCTAACTGGCTTGCAATACTT TACTGTTGGCATCAACGATTTATCAGGCGAGCTACCTAAAGAACTTGGACAACTTACTGAACTGAGATCATT GGCTTTTGGAGGAAACAACTTTTCGGGTTCTCTGCCATCTGAGCTAGGGAATTTATTCAATTTACAACAGCT TTACATTGATAGTTCGGGAGTTAGCGGTGAGATTCCACCAACATTTGCTAATCTACAAAACTTGGAGTTTTT TTGGGCTAGAAATGTTGAACTCTCTGGCAGGATACCAGACTTCATTGGGAATTGGTCAAAGCTTACTTCCTT GAGGTTTCAAGGAAACTCTTTTGAAGGTCCTATACCATTTGCATTTTCCAATCTGACTTCTATGCAAGAGCT ACGCATTAGTGATTTGTCGAATGCCAATGGGAGCTCTTCTCTTGCGTTTATTGAGAATATGAAGGCTCTAAATATCTT AGAGCTGAGGAATAACAATATTTCTGATTCAATTCCTTCCGATTTTGGAGTATACCAAAGTTTGTCTCAGCT AGATTTGTCGTACAATTATCTAGATGGGAGCATTCCTTCTTggttcaaagaagaaaaattacagCT TAATTTAGTTGTCAACAACTTCAGCATAGAAAGTTTACAGAGCAG TGGTCTTCCTTCAGGGTTGGCTTGCCTTCAAAGAAACTTTCCTTGCAATCGTGGCCCTGGAATCT ATTATAATTTTGGGATTAATTGTGGAGGACCTGAGATTACGTCTTCCTCCGATGGAATTGTGTATGAGAAGGAAAATGAGCCCCTTGGACCAGCTTCATATTTTGTGACTGGCACAAGCAGATGGGGAGTTAGCAATGTCGGATCTTTCACTGGCAGTACCAATCCTCAGTATACAAGTTTCTCCTCATCTCAATTCACAAATACTTTTGATTCTGTGCTATTCCAGACTGCAAGGCTCTCTGCTTCATCAATTAGATACTTTGGCTTGGGGCTTCAGAATGGTAACTACACCGTGAACCTCAAGTTTGCAGAACATGTCATTCTGGCTGCTACTACCGGGAAATTTCTTGGGAGACGTCTTTTTGATATTTATATCCAG GGCATTCTGGTATCAAAGGATTTTGATATACTAAAGGAGGCAGGTATGTCATCTTTCCGAGCTGTTCAGAAGCCATACACGGCTCATGTTTCGGAGAACTACCTTGAAATCCATCTCTTTTGGGCTGGAAAGGGGACTTGCTGCGTACCTGCGCGGGGTACTTATGGACCTGCTATTGCAGCCATCAGTGCTACACCGG ATTTCATACCTACTGTCAGTAACAACCCTCCAACTAGTAAGAAGAATCGAACTGGGCTGATTGTTGGGATTGTTGTGGGTAGTGGAGTACTTTTGGTTCTGTTGTTTGTGGCTTTTTATCTtgttcaaagaagaaaaaggtcTGACCCTGATGACGGCGAAG AGCTGTACGGGATAGATGTTGGACCACTTACCTTCAGTTATCCTGAACTAAAGACAGCTACAAACGATTTTGATGAAGCTCATAAGCTTGGAGAGGGCGGATTTGGACCTGTCTATAGA GGAACACTTAGTGATGGAAGAGTAATTGCTGTGAAGCAATTGTCTGCAGCATCCCACCAAGGAAAGAACCAGTTTGTAACTGAGATTGCCACTATATCTTCTGTGCAACACAATAACCTGGTAAAGTTGTACGGATTCTGCACTGAGGGAGTTAAAAGGCTCCTTGTCTATGAGTATCTGGAGAACAACAGTCTTGATCAAGCATTATTTG GAGAGAGATGTTTAAATCTTGATTGGTCAACACGTTTTAATATATGCTTGGGCATAGCTAGAGGTTTAACTTATCTTCACGAAGAATCAAGGGTTCGAATTGTACACAGAGATGTGAAGGCCAGTAATATTCTGCTTGACACTAATCTCATCCCCAAGATATCGGATTTTGGTTTGGCTAAGCTTTTTGATGAGAAAAAGACCCACATAAGTACCCGTGTTTTCATTAGTGGTACGCCCCTAAAGATCAaatgttttcattttcttcgaGGACGGCGTGAGAACATATACACGCAGCTTTTGATTCTTCATGTATAG
- the LOC112186274 gene encoding putative metabolite transport protein HI_1104 isoform X1, translating into MKMKPETVTLVLVNLASIMQRADESLLPGVYKEVGASLHTDPTGLGSLTLFRSIVQSSCYPLAAYLAMRHNRANVIALGAFLWAAATFLVGFSSTFLQVAISRGLNGVGLAIVIPAIQSLVADSTDDNNRGTAFGWLQLTGNLGSIIGGLFSVLIASTSVMGIDGWRIAFHLVGLISVIVGILVRLFANDPHYVQNNGKAKDEMPHTFSEEVKDLIKESKLVIKIPTFQILIAQGVFGSFPWSGLSFAPLWLELIGFSHKETAVLWTIFIIGASLGSLFGGKMGDVLAKPFPNAGRIVLSQISAGSAIPFAALLLLGLPDDPSTGFMHGLVLFIMGWFTSWNAPATNNPIFAEIVPERSRTSIYALDQSFESILSSFAPPIVGILVQHVFGYKPIPKGSSDSVEIETDRENAAALAKALFTTMAIPMTLCVSIYSFLYCTYPRDRERARMQALIESEMQHLETSCAASGGEYSQLNVSESKVLNGKDESDIDVEYAAHESVELDDNDEKSLLSHQLTFSNMKE; encoded by the exons ATGAAAATGAAACCAGAGACTGTGACACTGGTGCTGGTCAACCTAGCCAGTATTATGCAGCGAGCTGATGAGTCCCTTTTGCCAGGAGTCTACAAAGAAGTAGGAGCCTCTCTTCACACAGACCCAACTGGGTTGGGCTCTCTGACTCTGTTCAGATCCATTGTCCAATCCTCCTGCTACCCACTTGCTGCTTATCTTGCTATGCGTCACAACCGAGCCAATGTCATTGCTCTTGGTGCTTTTCTTTGGGCTGCCGCCACTTTTCTCGTTGGCTTCTCCTCTACTTTCCTTCAg GTTGCTATTTCAAGAGGTTTAAATGGTGTTGGACTTGCCATAGTCATTCCTGCCATTCAGTCACTTGTTGCTGACTCAACAGATGATAACAACCGTGGTACAGCATTTGGATGGCTACAACtaacaggaaatctaggctccATAATAGGTGGTCTTTTTTCTGTACTAATAGCCTCCACTTCAGTAATGGGTATAGATGGTTGGAGAATTGCATTCCATCTGGTTGGGCTCATTAGTGTCATAGTCGGTATATTGGTTCGTCTCTTTGCTAATGATCCGCACTATGTACAGAACAATGGTAAAGCTAAAGATGAAATGCCACATACTTTTTcagaagaagtgaaggaccTGATTAAAGAATCCAAGTTGGTTATCAAAATCCCAACTTTTCAAATACTCATTGCTCAGGGTGTCTTTGGATCATTCCCCTGGTCAGGTTTGTCATTTGCTCCTTTGTGGTTGGAGCTTATTGGCTTCTCCCACAAAGAAACGGCAGTTCTTTGGACCATATTTATAATTGGCGCCTCACTTGGAAGTCTCTTTGGAGGAAAAATGGGGGATGTCCTTGCAAAACCGTTTCCCAATGCTGGGAGGATAGTTCTTTCACAGATAAGTGCAGGATCAGCTATTCCTTTTGCAGCTCTTTTGCTGCTGGGGTTGCCTGATGACCCATCCACCGGATTCATGCATGGGCTGGTCTTGTTCATCATGGGATGGTTCACTTCCTGGAATGCTCCAGCAACTAACAA TCCAATATTTGCAGAGATCGTCCCTGAGAGGTCCCGTACGAGCATCTATGCTCTAGATCAATCTTTTGAATCCATCTTATCATCATTTGCTCCCCCAATCGTTGGGATTTTGGTTCAGCACGTTTTTGGTTACAAACCAATTCCTAAAGGATCATCAGACTCTGTAGAGATTGAAACAGATAGAGAGAATGCTGCAGCACTTGCCAAGGCACTCTTCACTACAATGGCAATTCCTATGACACTCTGTGTCTCAATCTACTCGTTCCTTTACTGCACATACCCAAGAGACCGGGAACGGGCAAGAATGCAGGCGTTGATAGAATCAGAAATGCAACATCTGGAAACTAGTTGTGCTGCATCAGGAGGAGAATACTCACAACTTAATGTTTCAGAATCAAAAGTGCTGAATGGAAAAGATGAAAGTGATATCGACGTAGAATATGCAGCACACGAGAGCGTTGAGTTGGATGATAATGATGAAAAGTCTCTGCTCTCCCATCAGCTAACTTTCTCAAATATGAAAGAGTAG
- the LOC112186274 gene encoding uncharacterized protein LOC112186274 isoform X2, with protein MKMKPETVTLVLVNLASIMQRADESLLPGVYKEVGASLHTDPTGLGSLTLFRSIVQSSCYPLAAYLAMRHNRANVIALGAFLWAAATFLVGFSSTFLQVAISRGLNGVGLAIVIPAIQSLVADSTDDNNRGTAFGWLQLTGNLGSIIGGLFSVLIASTSVMGIDGWRIAFHLVGLISVIVGILVRLFANDPHYVQNNGKAKDEMPHTFSEEVKDLIKESKLVIKIPTFQILIAQGVFGSFPWSGLSFAPLWLELIGFSHKETAVLWTIFIIGASLGSLFGGKMGDVLAKPFPNAGRIVLSQISAGSAIPFAALLLLGLPDDPSTGFMHGLVLFIMGWFTSWNAPATNKDRP; from the exons ATGAAAATGAAACCAGAGACTGTGACACTGGTGCTGGTCAACCTAGCCAGTATTATGCAGCGAGCTGATGAGTCCCTTTTGCCAGGAGTCTACAAAGAAGTAGGAGCCTCTCTTCACACAGACCCAACTGGGTTGGGCTCTCTGACTCTGTTCAGATCCATTGTCCAATCCTCCTGCTACCCACTTGCTGCTTATCTTGCTATGCGTCACAACCGAGCCAATGTCATTGCTCTTGGTGCTTTTCTTTGGGCTGCCGCCACTTTTCTCGTTGGCTTCTCCTCTACTTTCCTTCAg GTTGCTATTTCAAGAGGTTTAAATGGTGTTGGACTTGCCATAGTCATTCCTGCCATTCAGTCACTTGTTGCTGACTCAACAGATGATAACAACCGTGGTACAGCATTTGGATGGCTACAACtaacaggaaatctaggctccATAATAGGTGGTCTTTTTTCTGTACTAATAGCCTCCACTTCAGTAATGGGTATAGATGGTTGGAGAATTGCATTCCATCTGGTTGGGCTCATTAGTGTCATAGTCGGTATATTGGTTCGTCTCTTTGCTAATGATCCGCACTATGTACAGAACAATGGTAAAGCTAAAGATGAAATGCCACATACTTTTTcagaagaagtgaaggaccTGATTAAAGAATCCAAGTTGGTTATCAAAATCCCAACTTTTCAAATACTCATTGCTCAGGGTGTCTTTGGATCATTCCCCTGGTCAGGTTTGTCATTTGCTCCTTTGTGGTTGGAGCTTATTGGCTTCTCCCACAAAGAAACGGCAGTTCTTTGGACCATATTTATAATTGGCGCCTCACTTGGAAGTCTCTTTGGAGGAAAAATGGGGGATGTCCTTGCAAAACCGTTTCCCAATGCTGGGAGGATAGTTCTTTCACAGATAAGTGCAGGATCAGCTATTCCTTTTGCAGCTCTTTTGCTGCTGGGGTTGCCTGATGACCCATCCACCGGATTCATGCATGGGCTGGTCTTGTTCATCATGGGATGGTTCACTTCCTGGAATGCTCCAGCAACTAACAA AGATCGTCCCTGA